A single genomic interval of Sphingobium sp. EM0848 harbors:
- a CDS encoding DUF736 domain-containing protein, with amino-acid sequence MKIGSFKHDERVGEIVGKIATRSMRFPYLIMRRVVDRQSESAPVFEIYETSPAGDEIQIGVVWERRMRASDEVFLSGMIDDPSFSEPLPIALFGDEASGFVVQWRREREREPQGGGYGGGNYGSGGGGQRQSGGGRRSGGFTGGSTAGPGGEYTGGSRDLDDEVPF; translated from the coding sequence ATGAAAATCGGATCATTCAAGCATGATGAACGTGTTGGTGAAATTGTCGGCAAGATCGCCACGCGCTCCATGCGTTTCCCTTATCTTATCATGCGCCGTGTCGTGGATCGTCAGAGCGAGAGCGCGCCGGTATTCGAGATTTACGAAACCAGCCCGGCAGGTGATGAAATCCAGATCGGCGTGGTTTGGGAACGCCGTATGCGGGCCAGCGACGAGGTGTTTCTCTCCGGCATGATCGACGATCCGAGCTTCAGTGAACCTCTTCCCATCGCCTTGTTCGGGGATGAAGCGAGCGGCTTTGTTGTCCAGTGGCGGCGCGAGCGGGAACGCGAACCGCAGGGCGGAGGATATGGCGGCGGAAACTATGGCAGCGGGGGCGGCGGACAGCGCCAGAGCGGCGGCGGTCGACGGAGCGGCGGTTTCACCGGCGGCAGCACCGCAGGCCCCGGCGGCGAATATACCGGAGGCTCGCGCGATCTCGACGACGAGGTGCCCTTTTAA
- a CDS encoding toprim domain-containing protein, with product MIGTVAEIYLRRRRIAILPPSLRFHPLTPLGRGGQDVVFRPAMIAAVHEVDRFVAIQRTFFASGEPRRARDLLDPRLILGRPLHGAVKLAAAIDQLGLAEGIETAMSAMILFGIPVWATLGSRRMHQIAIPLSVTRLILFPDNDRAGRIGAANATHAYAMPGRRIEAEYPPVGFKDWNDVLREGGKGEWELWTALGPDPSGDLPCPFPCRAP from the coding sequence TTGATCGGTACAGTCGCGGAAATCTATCTTCGTCGCCGTCGCATCGCCATCTTGCCGCCGTCGCTGCGCTTCCATCCACTAACCCCCCTCGGTCGGGGCGGCCAGGATGTCGTCTTTCGCCCCGCCATGATTGCCGCGGTGCATGAGGTCGACCGCTTCGTTGCCATCCAGCGGACCTTTTTCGCCTCTGGCGAGCCTCGTCGCGCGCGGGACCTTCTTGATCCCAGACTCATCCTTGGCCGCCCTTTGCATGGTGCGGTCAAGCTTGCAGCGGCCATCGACCAGCTCGGACTTGCCGAAGGTATCGAAACGGCGATGTCCGCGATGATTCTGTTCGGAATTCCCGTCTGGGCAACGCTCGGCAGCAGGCGGATGCATCAGATCGCCATTCCGCTCAGCGTGACCCGCCTCATCCTATTTCCCGATAATGACCGCGCGGGGAGGATCGGGGCCGCCAACGCCACCCATGCCTATGCCATGCCTGGGCGCCGGATCGAAGCCGAATATCCGCCGGTCGGCTTCAAGGACTGGAACGATGTCCTGCGGGAGGGAGGGAAGGGGGAATGGGAGTTGTGGACCGCTTTGGGTCCTGACCCTTCCGGAGACCTTCCATGTCCCTTCCCTTGTCGCGCTCCCTGA
- a CDS encoding type II toxin-antitoxin system ParD family antitoxin — MISADLGQQLESFVASLVATGRYNSKSEVLREGVRLIHDRETRLAALDASIARGLADADAGRTTPADKVFDRLEAKHRGMGAGNE; from the coding sequence ATGATTAGCGCGGATCTCGGACAGCAGCTTGAAAGTTTCGTCGCCAGCCTCGTTGCGACGGGGCGCTACAACTCGAAAAGCGAGGTTCTACGCGAAGGTGTGCGCCTAATTCACGACAGGGAAACCCGCTTGGCCGCGCTGGACGCCTCGATAGCACGGGGTCTTGCAGACGCGGATGCAGGGCGCACGACGCCGGCCGATAAGGTGTTCGATCGCCTCGAGGCCAAGCATCGCGGCATGGGTGCAGGCAACGAGTGA
- a CDS encoding IS110 family transposase: protein MSYDYHIGVAYHKAYTHLVVQDGGGKVLRSGKVKNDPRSLGNFLAPYLENSHAVMGASRNWTVMYDWLDELCDDVVLAHPLKVKAIADARIKTDKIDATILAHLLRADLIPESYVPCEAARELRQALRERIFFVRLRTMVKNRVVTIFDRYPEQTRALREMSDLFGKIGRGQLELLSVSTIDREHIDRALAFIDDINQRIREAEKTIRRFSKDNADVKRLKTIPGVGEFFARLIAAEIDDVSRFRSAKKLAAYAGLVPSTYASGGKCWNGRIIKAGNKWLRWAFVEASIPAMRAEPALKFEYERLKATKGANRAKVAVARKLLTIAFQMLRDQRDYERRDALERPSDPSRLS from the coding sequence ATGTCTTACGATTATCACATCGGCGTGGCTTACCACAAAGCCTATACGCATCTGGTGGTGCAGGACGGCGGCGGGAAGGTTCTGCGATCGGGCAAGGTGAAGAACGATCCTCGTTCGCTGGGCAACTTTCTGGCGCCCTATCTGGAGAACAGTCATGCGGTGATGGGAGCGAGCCGCAACTGGACGGTGATGTACGACTGGCTCGATGAGCTGTGTGACGATGTCGTTCTCGCTCATCCGTTGAAGGTGAAGGCAATCGCCGACGCCAGGATCAAGACTGACAAGATCGACGCGACGATCCTGGCGCATCTGCTGCGGGCCGATCTGATCCCGGAGTCCTATGTCCCGTGCGAGGCTGCGCGCGAGCTTCGCCAGGCGTTGCGAGAGCGGATCTTCTTCGTGCGGCTGCGCACGATGGTGAAGAACCGGGTGGTGACGATCTTCGACCGCTATCCGGAACAGACCCGAGCGCTGCGGGAGATGTCGGACCTGTTCGGCAAGATCGGGCGGGGCCAACTCGAACTGCTTTCGGTGTCGACCATCGATCGCGAGCATATCGACCGCGCGCTGGCCTTCATCGATGACATCAACCAGCGGATCCGCGAGGCTGAAAAGACGATCCGCCGCTTCAGCAAGGACAATGCGGACGTCAAACGCCTGAAGACGATCCCCGGCGTGGGGGAGTTCTTCGCGCGCCTGATCGCCGCCGAGATCGATGATGTCTCGCGCTTCCGGTCGGCCAAGAAGCTCGCCGCCTATGCGGGCCTCGTGCCTTCGACCTACGCCAGCGGCGGCAAATGCTGGAACGGGCGGATCATCAAGGCCGGCAACAAGTGGCTGCGCTGGGCCTTCGTGGAAGCCAGCATTCCGGCCATGCGGGCAGAACCTGCCCTCAAATTCGAATATGAGCGCCTCAAGGCCACCAAGGGCGCGAACCGCGCCAAGGTCGCCGTGGCGCGCAAGTTATTGACGATCGCCTTCCAGATGCTGCGCGACCAGCGCGACTATGAGCGCCGCGACGCGCTGGAGCGACCGTCTGATCCTTCTCGGCTGTCCTGA
- a CDS encoding glutathione S-transferase family protein — translation MTNGGNHPPVELYGMASPNVRKITIMLAEIGQPYGFRRIDVFRGGQFEPDFQRLNPNRKVPVLVDYRADKNSPTVIFESAAILIYLAEQSGALLPTSEPARTAVFQWLMIQACNVGPLMGQFNHFAFVAREGNDYAFERYRREAERLYRLLDERLEHRPYLAGEEYSIADVASYPWALYLECHGFEWNAFPHLDAWRHRIAVRPAVEAGLQAVEQAEAADAVAFEAATAQDRDRFFGKI, via the coding sequence ATGACCAACGGTGGCAATCACCCTCCGGTCGAACTCTACGGGATGGCAAGTCCTAACGTCCGAAAAATCACCATTATGCTGGCGGAAATCGGCCAACCCTACGGATTTCGGCGCATCGATGTTTTCCGTGGTGGGCAGTTTGAACCAGATTTTCAGCGATTGAACCCGAACCGAAAGGTGCCGGTGTTGGTCGATTATCGTGCTGATAAAAACAGCCCTACCGTGATTTTCGAGTCCGCCGCAATTCTGATCTATTTGGCTGAGCAATCCGGTGCGTTGTTGCCAACCAGCGAACCTGCCCGCACAGCAGTGTTTCAATGGCTGATGATACAGGCATGCAATGTTGGCCCGTTGATGGGGCAGTTCAATCATTTTGCCTTCGTTGCGAGAGAAGGCAACGATTACGCGTTCGAGCGCTATCGGCGTGAAGCGGAGCGACTTTACCGTCTCCTTGACGAACGGCTGGAACACCGACCCTATCTCGCTGGCGAAGAATATTCCATCGCCGATGTCGCGTCATATCCATGGGCTCTTTACCTCGAATGCCACGGCTTCGAATGGAACGCATTTCCTCATTTGGATGCATGGCGGCACCGCATCGCCGTGCGCCCCGCGGTGGAGGCTGGCCTACAGGCAGTAGAACAGGCGGAGGCTGCAGATGCCGTGGCTTTTGAAGCCGCTACGGCACAGGATCGCGATCGCTTCTTCGGCAAAATTTAG
- a CDS encoding DUF3363 domain-containing protein, producing the protein MTLTECLETLRAREMAQEADAIARRTGLAHQPSAEGDYVSSIYRERVTLTSERFAMIDDGLGLQFVPWRPALDQHLAQYISGTMGRGGSVDWALGRSRGLGL; encoded by the coding sequence CTGACTCTAACGGAGTGTCTCGAGACGCTGCGCGCGCGGGAGATGGCCCAGGAAGCCGATGCGATCGCCAGGCGTACCGGCCTTGCCCACCAGCCATCGGCCGAAGGCGATTATGTGAGCAGCATCTATCGCGAGCGGGTGACGCTCACATCGGAACGGTTCGCGATGATCGACGATGGCCTCGGCCTCCAGTTTGTGCCCTGGCGCCCGGCCCTTGATCAGCATCTCGCCCAGTATATCAGCGGCACGATGGGGCGTGGCGGCAGCGTCGATTGGGCGCTCGGCCGTAGCCGGGGACTTGGGCTGTGA
- a CDS encoding DUF1778 domain-containing protein, translated as MARAESYGRERRASARKDDVIQVRAMAGTKALLNRAAAMRGQKLSEFMLESARREAENALLDQRSFFLDDERHAAFVAMLDAPHTPSEKLRELMHRKPAWDR; from the coding sequence ATGGCGCGGGCGGAGAGTTACGGACGGGAACGGCGCGCGTCGGCACGAAAGGATGATGTCATCCAGGTGCGTGCGATGGCGGGCACCAAGGCGCTGCTCAACCGCGCGGCGGCGATGCGCGGCCAGAAGCTGTCCGAGTTCATGCTGGAGAGCGCGCGGCGCGAAGCGGAGAATGCTCTCCTCGACCAGCGCAGCTTCTTCCTTGACGACGAACGCCATGCCGCGTTCGTGGCGATGCTCGATGCACCACACACACCTTCCGAAAAGCTCCGGGAGTTGATGCATCGCAAGCCGGCCTGGGACCGCTGA
- a CDS encoding type II toxin-antitoxin system VapC family toxin, protein MAAFDIGGALRWARFDPGKTLARRADSELPFASEEELVGQPLLLDTCVYIDQMQGRAPAVVERLVETRQANHSTVAIQELMHSAGALDPKDKRTGPVITVIRKQIEAMPAHRVFTPDAEILGRAALLAGMLSRLQGYARDQRLKALQDCTLFLQAQKLGFTVVTGNIVEFDLLLQLVPTGRVLLYRSGKGA, encoded by the coding sequence GTGGCGGCATTTGATATTGGAGGTGCACTGCGCTGGGCACGGTTCGATCCGGGCAAGACACTTGCGCGTCGGGCGGACAGCGAACTCCCCTTCGCCAGCGAAGAGGAACTGGTTGGCCAGCCGCTGCTGCTCGATACCTGTGTCTATATCGACCAGATGCAGGGCCGAGCACCTGCGGTCGTTGAGCGCCTGGTCGAGACGCGGCAGGCCAATCATTCGACGGTCGCCATCCAGGAACTCATGCATTCCGCTGGCGCGCTTGATCCCAAGGACAAACGAACGGGTCCGGTCATTACTGTCATCCGCAAGCAGATCGAAGCCATGCCCGCGCACCGCGTCTTTACGCCCGATGCCGAAATTCTGGGTCGGGCTGCCTTGCTTGCGGGCATGTTGAGCCGGCTGCAAGGCTATGCGCGGGATCAGCGGCTCAAGGCGTTGCAAGACTGCACCCTGTTCCTGCAAGCGCAAAAGCTCGGCTTCACGGTCGTCACGGGCAATATCGTCGAATTCGACCTCCTCCTTCAGCTCGTGCCGACCGGGCGTGTGCTGCTGTATCGCTCGGGCAAAGGAGCCTGA
- a CDS encoding TetR/AcrR family transcriptional regulator: MPRPVTYDRAKVIELAALRFWEDGFADCDVETLTHAAGVNRHSLYKAFGGKSGLFLDALDFYLDQIAAPYLALLEGGAGLDELVRYFEIAAGVVNDTGHGDIQRYDRRGCLIANTVAEMGRSEPQVSVIIDRYYDRVERAFAALIARGQAAGSIRADLDPGATGRWLLLTSQGMGISVRMGAVSADLPNIVRMALAPPLA; this comes from the coding sequence ATGCCGCGTCCTGTCACCTATGATCGCGCAAAGGTTATCGAACTGGCCGCGCTCCGCTTCTGGGAGGACGGCTTTGCCGACTGCGATGTCGAGACGCTAACGCATGCGGCCGGGGTCAACCGGCACAGCTTGTACAAAGCGTTCGGGGGAAAGAGCGGCCTATTTCTCGATGCGCTCGATTTCTATCTCGACCAGATTGCCGCCCCCTATCTTGCGCTGCTTGAGGGAGGAGCGGGACTCGATGAACTGGTCCGCTATTTCGAGATCGCGGCGGGCGTGGTCAACGATACGGGCCACGGCGACATCCAGCGCTATGATCGCCGGGGTTGCCTGATCGCCAATACCGTCGCCGAGATGGGGCGCTCCGAGCCCCAGGTCAGCGTGATCATCGACCGTTATTATGACCGGGTCGAGCGCGCCTTCGCGGCGTTGATCGCGCGCGGGCAGGCGGCCGGATCGATCCGCGCCGATCTCGATCCCGGCGCCACCGGCCGCTGGCTGCTGCTGACGAGCCAGGGGATGGGCATTTCGGTGCGTATGGGAGCGGTTTCAGCTGATTTGCCGAATATCGTCCGTATGGCGCTCGCGCCACCGTTGGCCTAA
- a CDS encoding type II toxin-antitoxin system RelE/ParE family toxin — translation MIVDLSAEAEYDLEVIGDFIARDNPARALSFLRELCSKCLGLADMPERFPLVPRYEATGVLRRGHGDYLIFYRIEPGKVIVLHILHGAQN, via the coding sequence GTGATCGTCGATCTTTCGGCTGAGGCCGAATATGATCTTGAGGTGATCGGCGACTTTATCGCGCGCGACAATCCGGCGCGGGCCTTGAGCTTCTTGCGGGAACTGTGTTCGAAATGCTTGGGCTTGGCTGATATGCCGGAACGATTCCCGCTCGTGCCGCGCTATGAGGCGACCGGCGTGCTGCGGCGTGGTCACGGGGATTATCTGATCTTCTACCGAATCGAGCCCGGAAAAGTGATCGTCCTTCACATTCTGCACGGTGCCCAGAACTAG
- a CDS encoding nuclear transport factor 2 family protein, whose translation MGDLEQRLLALGEEMAKLRDQMAIYQLLVRYGPLVDSADDEVRRETAGALFSENGVYDLGSDYKARGPDGVAELLAGGTHRDLVCHGPARLRSARS comes from the coding sequence ATGGGCGACCTCGAACAGAGACTTCTCGCGCTGGGCGAGGAAATGGCGAAGTTGCGAGACCAGATGGCAATATATCAGCTTTTAGTCCGATATGGGCCGTTGGTGGACAGCGCCGATGACGAGGTACGACGGGAGACGGCCGGTGCGCTGTTCAGTGAAAATGGCGTCTACGATCTCGGCAGTGACTACAAAGCACGTGGCCCGGACGGCGTAGCAGAATTGCTGGCCGGAGGAACTCATCGCGACCTGGTTTGTCATGGGCCTGCTAGATTGCGGTCAGCACGATCATGA
- a CDS encoding GNAT family N-acetyltransferase, with protein sequence MTTCAVTAPAPLRAEHDAAAFASGQHDTLDSWLRERALTSEGLSARTYVICHAAAPQRIVAYYTITTVMEQRAALPSAKLRGAMPEQVPLLLVARLAVDREWQGLGLGGDLLGDALRRCFAASVIAGARGIAVHAIDEVAASFYEHHGFLRSPLGELTLILPIEALRGIID encoded by the coding sequence ATGACGACATGCGCCGTTACCGCGCCGGCGCCGCTTCGGGCGGAGCATGATGCCGCCGCTTTTGCGTCCGGCCAACATGACACGCTCGATAGCTGGCTGAGGGAGCGCGCACTGACCAGCGAGGGCTTGTCGGCGCGCACCTATGTTATCTGCCACGCGGCCGCGCCGCAGCGGATTGTCGCCTATTACACGATCACCACCGTGATGGAGCAGCGCGCGGCGTTGCCGAGCGCTAAGCTCCGGGGGGCGATGCCCGAGCAGGTGCCGCTGCTGCTGGTCGCGCGGCTCGCGGTCGACCGCGAATGGCAAGGCCTGGGGCTGGGCGGGGATCTTCTGGGCGATGCCCTCCGGCGGTGCTTTGCGGCATCGGTGATCGCCGGCGCCCGCGGCATCGCGGTCCATGCGATCGATGAGGTCGCCGCCAGCTTCTATGAGCATCATGGTTTCCTGCGATCGCCGTTGGGGGAGCTGACCCTGATCCTCCCGATCGAGGCGCTGCGCGGGATTATTGACTGA
- a CDS encoding DUF2493 domain-containing protein — translation MSKQTASHGVSSFADLPELYAELIETPDFVASFGDPIPLTISEAGEEPAEHDMPEPIAAQAECGGVIASIFDLFTDTRLEPLAPEIAWGFVNSFHFVASKLERQEDRLADQIRDMARRLEPSEVFINELEQTQLECQSIAEQRAAMEAMRDYGAAMYRTCCGRPWSPAKGSRASQVTTASQISALDFLRARAERRRDRYDPQGPIVVVSGPQDWHDGPLIWTRLDQIRTRIPRMLLVTTGQRKGVDAVAAAWAAQRGVPCVAFGLWGRGKGKGFKRNRDIADLRPVEAILCEGSGIQSSLYELFNPQNGHRVPTHVFMRADQKPDVPVRRKRRVIPA, via the coding sequence ATGTCCAAGCAAACAGCCTCCCATGGCGTTAGCAGTTTTGCAGACCTGCCGGAACTCTACGCGGAACTGATCGAAACCCCGGATTTCGTCGCCTCGTTCGGCGATCCCATTCCCCTCACCATCAGCGAGGCGGGCGAGGAACCCGCCGAGCATGACATGCCCGAACCCATCGCGGCGCAGGCCGAATGTGGGGGCGTCATCGCCTCCATCTTCGACCTGTTCACCGATACCCGGCTTGAACCGCTCGCGCCCGAAATCGCGTGGGGCTTCGTCAACAGCTTTCACTTTGTCGCATCCAAGCTGGAACGGCAGGAAGATCGACTGGCCGACCAGATACGAGACATGGCGCGGCGACTGGAGCCGAGCGAAGTCTTCATCAACGAACTGGAGCAGACTCAACTGGAATGCCAGTCGATTGCCGAGCAACGCGCCGCGATGGAGGCAATGCGCGACTATGGCGCGGCGATGTATCGCACCTGTTGCGGGCGGCCATGGTCCCCGGCGAAAGGTTCGCGCGCCTCGCAGGTGACAACCGCCAGCCAGATTTCAGCGCTCGATTTCCTGCGGGCGCGGGCGGAGCGGCGGCGCGACCGCTATGACCCGCAAGGGCCTATCGTCGTCGTGTCCGGACCGCAGGATTGGCATGACGGTCCCTTGATCTGGACCCGCCTCGACCAGATCAGGACGCGCATCCCTCGCATGCTTCTTGTCACCACCGGCCAGCGCAAAGGCGTCGATGCCGTTGCCGCCGCATGGGCCGCGCAGAGGGGCGTGCCTTGCGTCGCCTTTGGCCTTTGGGGGCGGGGCAAGGGAAAGGGGTTCAAGCGCAATCGCGATATCGCGGACTTGCGGCCGGTCGAGGCGATATTGTGTGAGGGATCGGGCATTCAGTCCAGTCTCTATGAACTGTTCAATCCGCAGAACGGGCACCGCGTACCGACCCATGTTTTCATGCGGGCCGACCAGAAGCCGGATGTGCCGGTGAGGCGCAAGCGCCGCGTCATACCGGCCTGA
- a CDS encoding type II toxin-antitoxin system ParD family antitoxin has protein sequence MPTRNVVLTDHQADLVDSLVRSGRYQNASEVLREGLRLVERNAAEDAARLDALQKAAQTGWDDLDAGRFVDVEEHQLGEFIAGLGRQAKKRARLAQ, from the coding sequence ATGCCGACTCGCAATGTGGTGCTGACCGATCACCAGGCTGATCTCGTGGATTCGCTGGTTCGCTCTGGACGCTACCAGAACGCGAGCGAAGTCCTGCGTGAGGGGCTCCGCCTGGTCGAACGAAACGCTGCCGAAGACGCCGCAAGGCTCGATGCCTTGCAAAAGGCGGCGCAAACCGGGTGGGATGACCTCGATGCAGGCCGGTTTGTCGATGTTGAAGAGCATCAACTCGGCGAATTCATCGCGGGTTTGGGTCGGCAAGCGAAGAAGCGGGCGCGCTTGGCGCAATAA
- a CDS encoding M28 family peptidase — translation MDGFGNRMFTIGDRPRVMWSCHVDTVAARGGQQDVGIDERGIASLCDGRPGMSLGADDGAGVWIMLNMIAAGRPGLYLFHRGEERGCLGSQWIQRNNPELLKDIGAAIAFDRAGLGDVITHQSYGRTCSDAFAASLASAINDLDRAFRYAPDNTGVFTDTNEYAGIIPECTNLSVGYYGQHGPRETLDVDHCEKLLAAMLEFDASLLVIERDPSAQEDDRWGWFHSYRGHCDDFADAVADYPWLAARMLEECGCTLDDFRMAVWVEEMGDDSGYRPLMAS, via the coding sequence ATGGACGGCTTCGGCAACCGGATGTTCACTATCGGCGACAGACCCCGCGTGATGTGGAGCTGCCACGTCGATACCGTGGCCGCCCGGGGCGGGCAGCAGGACGTGGGCATCGACGAGCGAGGAATCGCCAGCTTGTGCGATGGCAGGCCAGGTATGTCGCTCGGCGCCGATGATGGGGCCGGTGTGTGGATCATGCTCAACATGATTGCAGCCGGCCGCCCTGGCCTCTACCTGTTCCATCGCGGCGAGGAACGCGGCTGCCTTGGATCGCAATGGATTCAGCGCAACAATCCGGAGTTGCTAAAAGACATCGGCGCGGCCATCGCCTTCGACCGTGCAGGCTTGGGTGACGTCATTACGCATCAGAGTTACGGACGGACATGCTCGGACGCGTTCGCGGCCAGCCTTGCATCTGCGATCAATGATCTGGACCGGGCTTTCCGATATGCCCCTGACAATACGGGCGTCTTCACCGATACCAACGAATATGCGGGCATCATTCCCGAATGCACCAACCTGTCAGTGGGTTACTATGGCCAGCATGGGCCAAGAGAGACGCTCGACGTCGATCATTGCGAGAAACTGCTTGCCGCCATGCTGGAATTCGACGCGTCCCTGCTGGTGATCGAGCGGGATCCCTCGGCACAGGAAGACGATCGGTGGGGCTGGTTCCATAGCTATCGCGGCCATTGCGACGACTTTGCCGACGCGGTCGCGGACTATCCGTGGTTGGCAGCGCGAATGCTGGAGGAATGCGGCTGTACGCTGGACGATTTTCGGATGGCCGTCTGGGTAGAGGAGATGGGCGATGACTCCGGCTACCGCCCACTCATGGCATCATGA
- a CDS encoding type II toxin-antitoxin system RelE/ParE family toxin, whose protein sequence is MASYRLSASAQADIIDILEWTQARFGDAARERYEVLLATAIRGIAAEPDRPGAVDRPELGKDARTWHLRLSRERARTDVGTVRRPRHFILFRATNPDVLEIGRVLYDAMELERYRLREEDWN, encoded by the coding sequence ATGGCAAGCTATCGGCTTTCTGCCTCGGCGCAAGCCGACATCATCGACATATTGGAATGGACGCAGGCCCGCTTCGGCGACGCAGCGCGCGAGCGCTATGAGGTGCTGCTCGCAACCGCCATCCGGGGTATCGCGGCTGAGCCTGATCGGCCTGGCGCGGTTGACCGTCCCGAGTTGGGGAAAGATGCGCGCACCTGGCATTTGCGACTCAGTCGTGAGCGGGCACGGACTGACGTCGGAACCGTCCGTCGTCCGCGCCATTTCATCCTCTTTCGAGCGACCAATCCCGATGTCTTGGAGATTGGACGCGTCCTTTACGACGCAATGGAGCTGGAGCGCTATCGCTTGCGCGAAGAAGACTGGAACTGA
- a CDS encoding carboxymuconolactone decarboxylase family protein — MSAKPRATGPATQTGNVIRDSAMGLVPETVSEIIALNSHVWRESLVSPALLEIIRLRNARTVNCVFCKSVRYDVARADGLSEDRAEMVADGYQESALTPREKAALVLADAYLGFPAGVDAQIARQVAADYSEAEIASMLVALMCFNFTSRMAVSIGGMPEDPLPIMEVSIAISAG; from the coding sequence ATGTCGGCTAAGCCTCGTGCCACCGGCCCCGCCACCCAGACCGGCAATGTCATCCGTGACAGTGCGATGGGACTGGTGCCCGAGACCGTGTCCGAAATCATCGCGCTCAATAGTCATGTCTGGCGTGAAAGCCTGGTGTCGCCCGCGCTGCTGGAGATTATCCGCCTGCGCAACGCGCGCACAGTCAATTGCGTGTTCTGCAAGTCGGTGCGTTACGATGTCGCGCGTGCGGACGGTCTGTCGGAAGACCGCGCCGAGATGGTGGCCGATGGTTATCAGGAAAGTGCGCTCACGCCCCGGGAAAAGGCGGCATTGGTGCTCGCCGATGCCTATCTCGGTTTCCCGGCGGGCGTGGATGCGCAAATCGCTCGGCAGGTCGCGGCGGACTATTCGGAAGCGGAAATCGCATCGATGCTCGTTGCGTTGATGTGCTTCAACTTCACGTCACGGATGGCCGTCAGCATCGGCGGCATGCCCGAAGATCCGCTGCCGATCATGGAAGTGTCCATCGCCATTTCGGCAGGTTAA